The following coding sequences lie in one Deltaproteobacteria bacterium IMCC39524 genomic window:
- a CDS encoding YkgJ family cysteine cluster protein yields MKEHHQFVSFADAWISSYLDSGKQLYCRDNCSGCCHLAVHATFPEAVAVTSELSTQQTAALAGYVERIKNAHKEWGDLKSYLKEHRQKLGPCPFLNQKGSCTIYPLRPLTCRALLSTRPAAWCTVDFSELNNWDKQAYESSLDRRVVAWPTHYVAETQDFGRQLEKMLLETMQREKGWALSGNFAIMVWLEQTCRLSEVTSKEEFQELLVSNELNSNLLLDFITHN; encoded by the coding sequence TTGAAAGAACATCACCAATTTGTATCCTTTGCCGATGCGTGGATCAGCTCCTATCTTGACTCCGGCAAACAGCTTTATTGTCGTGACAACTGCTCTGGCTGCTGCCATCTTGCAGTCCATGCGACCTTTCCGGAAGCTGTCGCTGTGACTTCAGAATTATCGACACAGCAAACAGCTGCACTGGCCGGTTATGTTGAACGAATAAAAAATGCCCACAAAGAGTGGGGCGACCTGAAAAGCTACCTGAAAGAGCACCGCCAAAAACTCGGTCCCTGCCCATTTCTAAACCAGAAGGGATCTTGTACAATTTATCCGTTACGTCCGCTGACCTGTCGCGCCTTGCTGTCAACGCGACCGGCAGCCTGGTGCACTGTGGACTTTTCAGAATTGAACAACTGGGACAAACAGGCATACGAAAGCAGCCTCGACCGTCGGGTGGTGGCATGGCCAACGCACTATGTTGCAGAGACTCAGGACTTCGGGCGACAACTTGAGAAGATGCTGCTTGAAACAATGCAACGAGAAAAGGGCTGGGCTCTCTCTGGAAATTTTGCCATCATGGTCTGGCTGGAACAAACTTGCCGCTTAAGCGAAGTTACCAGCAAAGAAGAATTCCAGGAACTCCTGGTAAGCAACGAGCTGAACAGCAACCTGCTACTTGACTTCATCACCCACAATTAA
- a CDS encoding HIT domain-containing protein, with translation MFELHPQLAQDTITIGDFPLCRLLLINDNNYPWFILVPRRSQIREIYELEESDQRQLLKESSHLSRVLVKIFQADKLNVAALGNMVPQLHIHHIVRYQDDQAWPKPVWGLFPAQAYTERALQEVCGNVAALLTDFTPDSNGALAPRVC, from the coding sequence ATGTTCGAGCTTCATCCGCAACTGGCTCAAGACACCATCACAATCGGCGACTTCCCCCTCTGTCGCCTGTTGCTGATCAATGACAACAACTATCCCTGGTTTATCCTGGTACCACGTCGTTCGCAAATAAGAGAAATTTATGAGCTTGAGGAGAGTGATCAGCGCCAACTCCTGAAAGAATCGTCACACCTTTCCCGGGTTCTGGTAAAAATCTTTCAGGCCGACAAGTTGAATGTTGCAGCTCTTGGCAACATGGTTCCGCAACTTCATATCCACCACATCGTTCGCTACCAGGACGATCAGGCATGGCCAAAGCCGGTATGGGGACTGTTCCCTGCGCAAGCCTACACAGAGAGGGCGCTACAGGAAGTCTGCGGCAATGTCGCTGCCCTCCTGACTGACTTCACCCCCGACAGCAACGGTGCCCTCGCACCCAGAGTCTGCTGA
- a CDS encoding ABC transporter substrate-binding protein: MRALFLAILLTTCLLLQAGCQDSEPIRIGFLGGLTTRAAGLSTSGRDGFQLAIEEINASGGINNRQVEGIIQDTRGHKETALQAVHSLVGRKVAAIIGPMTSQTAVAVVPETNLNKIPMISPTVSTNQLNGLDDYFFRVYYTNAQAAKLLAERISSQEKKRIAAIYDLGNKAYTEDWVNHFQEAIERDNGSEVVRIPFDMRSDTLFIKLAAQAAEANPQGILILANAVDTAIICQQLAKLSIDLPRYATGWSYSDDLVQFGGKSVEGLSIIQSANVTDPAPAVQNFVEAYRQRFRAVPNFPAFHAYDATRMLLSVLEKTTDPEKIRQELLKIESFAGLQSDISFDRYGDLKRPRLHLAKIVNGQFIKTD; this comes from the coding sequence ATGCGTGCTCTTTTCCTTGCCATACTCCTGACAACCTGCCTGTTACTTCAAGCAGGCTGTCAAGATTCCGAACCTATCCGGATTGGCTTTCTCGGTGGTCTGACGACACGCGCCGCAGGATTGAGCACCAGCGGCCGTGACGGCTTTCAGCTGGCCATAGAGGAGATCAATGCCAGCGGGGGCATCAATAACCGTCAAGTAGAAGGAATCATTCAAGACACTCGCGGACACAAGGAAACAGCTCTTCAGGCGGTCCATTCGCTGGTAGGGCGCAAGGTAGCGGCAATCATAGGACCCATGACCAGCCAGACAGCCGTTGCTGTCGTTCCTGAAACCAACCTGAACAAAATCCCCATGATCAGCCCCACGGTCAGCACCAATCAGCTGAACGGTCTCGACGATTACTTCTTCAGAGTTTATTACACCAACGCCCAGGCAGCGAAGCTGTTGGCTGAACGGATATCGTCTCAGGAGAAAAAGCGGATCGCAGCAATCTACGATCTCGGCAACAAGGCCTATACAGAAGACTGGGTCAACCATTTCCAGGAAGCTATTGAGCGGGACAACGGCTCTGAGGTCGTCAGGATCCCTTTCGACATGCGTTCCGACACGCTCTTTATTAAACTTGCGGCACAAGCAGCAGAAGCCAACCCGCAAGGGATATTAATACTCGCCAACGCGGTTGACACGGCCATAATATGCCAGCAACTGGCAAAGCTATCGATCGATCTACCTCGTTACGCTACAGGGTGGTCCTATTCTGACGACCTGGTTCAATTCGGTGGCAAAAGCGTTGAAGGGCTGTCCATTATTCAAAGTGCCAATGTCACAGATCCGGCGCCGGCAGTGCAGAACTTTGTCGAGGCTTACCGGCAAAGATTTCGCGCTGTGCCGAATTTCCCAGCCTTCCATGCCTACGATGCAACCAGAATGCTCCTCAGCGTTCTTGAAAAAACGACTGACCCCGAAAAGATCCGACAAGAACTGTTAAAGATTGAGAGTTTTGCCGGACTTCAGTCCGACATCTCTTTCGATCGTTACGGTGACCTCAAAAGACCCCGCCTTCATCTCGCAAAAATCGTAAATGGCCAGTTTATAAAAACAGATTAA
- a CDS encoding redoxin domain-containing protein, with product MTLNNTLQEMKRKSLSRIPPEAAAIMAHTTKQLELSGIVDKALAKGDKAPSFELQDWQGNSYSSARLLAQGPLILHFYRGSW from the coding sequence ATGACTTTGAACAACACATTACAGGAAATGAAACGTAAATCCCTGTCACGTATCCCCCCGGAAGCGGCGGCGATCATGGCACACACGACAAAGCAGCTCGAGCTCTCAGGCATTGTCGACAAAGCCCTCGCCAAAGGCGACAAAGCCCCATCTTTCGAGCTACAGGACTGGCAGGGGAACAGCTACAGCTCAGCTCGTCTACTGGCCCAGGGGCCTTTAATCCTCCACTTTTATCGAGGCTCCTGGTGA
- a CDS encoding DUF4019 domain-containing protein → MLTSLALPADAALLSQSQAENQARGFLKQLDQDLNDESWHAMSSLFKAFNDQARWKNRQQVIRAAYGPLISREFKNVSYRTTFSLSPDGEYVIVQFRSSYQNKTESIETVVLDCSSGPACSVREYFIQ, encoded by the coding sequence TTGCTTACCTCTCTTGCTCTACCGGCAGACGCCGCCCTTCTGTCGCAAAGCCAGGCAGAAAACCAGGCAAGGGGGTTTTTGAAGCAACTTGACCAGGACCTGAACGACGAGTCCTGGCACGCCATGTCATCTCTTTTCAAGGCTTTCAACGATCAGGCCCGTTGGAAAAACCGGCAGCAGGTCATCAGAGCCGCTTACGGCCCTCTCATCTCCCGAGAGTTCAAAAATGTCAGCTACAGAACAACCTTTAGTCTTTCTCCAGATGGCGAATACGTTATTGTCCAGTTCCGGTCAAGTTACCAGAACAAAACCGAATCGATCGAAACCGTAGTGTTAGACTGCAGCTCTGGACCAGCCTGCTCGGTTCGGGAATATTTCATCCAGTAA
- the hisI gene encoding phosphoribosyl-AMP cyclohydrolase, whose protein sequence is MIKIDFEKMGGLIPAIIQDHESGEVLMVAFMDEKTLNNTLRDGKTWFYSRTRQKYWMKGEESGNTQDVVEILTDCDADTVVIKVKQNGPAACHTGNRSCFYVRWEDDQWVEHSNPLFDPDEVYKKK, encoded by the coding sequence GTGATTAAGATTGATTTTGAAAAGATGGGGGGCCTGATCCCCGCGATTATCCAGGACCATGAAAGTGGTGAAGTTCTCATGGTCGCCTTCATGGACGAAAAAACTCTCAACAACACTTTGCGCGATGGCAAGACCTGGTTCTACAGCCGCACCCGCCAAAAGTACTGGATGAAAGGAGAAGAGTCCGGCAACACCCAGGACGTCGTCGAGATATTAACTGATTGTGATGCCGACACCGTGGTCATCAAAGTCAAGCAGAATGGGCCGGCAGCCTGCCATACAGGAAATCGCAGCTGTTTCTATGTCCGCTGGGAAGACGACCAGTGGGTGGAACACTCTAACCCGCTCTTCGACCCTGACGAGGTTTACAAGAAAAAATAA
- the hisG gene encoding ATP phosphoribosyltransferase, translating into MSNELKFGLPKGSLESATVELLAKAGWNIKTSSRSYFPSSDDDELKCSLVRPQEMAKILERGKLDVGIAGRDWVRENDSDVVEVGEMVYSKVSRRPARWVLVVGPDSEVERPEDLAGATISTELVGFTKRYFAERNIPVDVEFSWGATEAKILKGLCEAIVEVTETGSTIKANNLRIVCELMESVPVLIANKEAWADPWKRAKIERIYTMLKSALRAEGMVGLKMNAPGDKIEPIVNLLPSLNRPTIAHLYQSDWVSIETIMQESEVRKIIPELMELGAEGIVEYALNKII; encoded by the coding sequence ATGTCAAACGAACTCAAATTCGGCCTTCCGAAAGGAAGCCTGGAAAGTGCGACCGTTGAACTCCTTGCGAAAGCAGGGTGGAATATAAAGACCTCTTCACGCAGCTACTTTCCCAGCAGCGATGATGATGAGTTGAAATGCAGCCTGGTTCGCCCTCAGGAGATGGCCAAGATCTTGGAACGCGGCAAACTCGATGTCGGCATTGCCGGCCGTGACTGGGTCCGCGAAAATGACTCCGATGTCGTCGAAGTCGGAGAGATGGTCTACTCCAAGGTGTCACGCCGGCCGGCCCGCTGGGTTCTGGTCGTCGGTCCAGACTCCGAAGTAGAGAGACCGGAAGACCTGGCGGGAGCCACCATCTCAACGGAACTGGTCGGCTTCACAAAACGCTACTTTGCCGAACGCAACATCCCGGTGGACGTCGAATTCTCATGGGGAGCAACGGAAGCCAAAATCCTCAAAGGTTTGTGCGAAGCGATTGTTGAAGTCACGGAGACCGGCTCAACAATCAAAGCCAACAATCTGCGCATTGTCTGTGAGTTAATGGAATCCGTACCCGTCCTGATTGCCAACAAGGAGGCTTGGGCGGACCCATGGAAGAGAGCCAAGATTGAGCGCATTTACACCATGCTGAAATCTGCACTCCGTGCTGAGGGGATGGTTGGGCTGAAAATGAATGCCCCCGGAGACAAGATTGAACCAATAGTCAATCTTCTGCCAAGCCTGAATCGCCCGACCATTGCCCACCTGTACCAGTCTGACTGGGTTTCCATTGAAACAATTATGCAGGAATCGGAAGTGCGCAAGATCATTCCGGAACTTATGGAATTAGGGGCTGAAGGGATTGTTGAATATGCTCTCAATAAGATTATCTGA
- a CDS encoding HAMP domain-containing sensor histidine kinase: MAKTLSQKSSFRLFLWGMVLVPFAVISDVILDAVLFSDGSIQEQLLSPTTQEVAIRLLFSTFILAAIYLGIHYLAKTSQKEAALLSRVQDLSLVRQDLEEFHENLSRQLRQTSASLTSTVELLQAQCSNDFDEKTRFFMENVYNCSSRLNEQLDINQALKELTCGEPHREKTRLDFLAKEVVEELQQKYPDRELEFKIQPWLSDWCDQKMLRLIIHNLFCNAIDFIPAERKGRIELGMFNRNEQKVFFVRDNGTGYSDAQAKRLFDAFRDNSLDAELPKDAISLANARRVINRHNGQIWAEGIEGAGGTVFFTCNTPM; this comes from the coding sequence TTGGCCAAGACTCTTTCCCAAAAATCATCGTTCCGACTATTCCTCTGGGGCATGGTTCTGGTTCCTTTCGCCGTCATCTCTGATGTCATTCTTGACGCGGTCCTCTTCAGCGACGGAAGCATACAGGAGCAGCTACTTTCCCCGACCACTCAAGAAGTGGCTATCCGCCTTCTGTTCAGCACCTTCATCCTGGCAGCCATTTATCTCGGCATACATTATCTGGCGAAAACCTCCCAGAAAGAAGCAGCCCTGCTGAGCAGAGTGCAAGACCTGTCTCTAGTCAGGCAGGACCTTGAAGAGTTTCATGAAAATCTCTCCCGGCAACTGCGTCAAACCTCGGCGTCTCTGACAAGCACCGTTGAGCTATTGCAAGCCCAATGCAGTAACGACTTTGACGAAAAAACCCGTTTTTTCATGGAGAATGTCTATAACTGCAGCTCCAGGTTGAATGAACAACTCGACATCAACCAGGCACTCAAAGAACTCACCTGTGGCGAGCCCCACCGGGAAAAAACCCGGCTGGACTTTTTAGCCAAGGAAGTTGTCGAAGAGTTGCAACAAAAATATCCGGATCGAGAACTTGAGTTCAAGATTCAACCGTGGCTCAGCGACTGGTGCGATCAGAAAATGCTGAGGCTCATCATCCACAACCTCTTCTGCAACGCCATTGATTTTATTCCTGCGGAACGCAAAGGGCGTATCGAGCTAGGCATGTTCAACCGCAATGAACAGAAAGTTTTTTTCGTTCGTGACAACGGTACGGGCTACAGTGACGCACAAGCAAAACGTCTGTTTGATGCATTTCGAGACAACTCCCTCGATGCAGAGCTGCCCAAGGATGCCATCTCCCTCGCTAACGCAAGAAGGGTCATTAACAGACACAATGGGCAGATCTGGGCGGAAGGGATCGAAGGCGCTGGCGGCACGGTTTTCTTTACTTGTAACACGCCCATGTAA
- a CDS encoding DUF1847 domain-containing protein, whose product MSREKTPKPQHTCSSCSTIWKKQGTTNCWSDPENKPSKPAYCPSEPHAEIIYGSFLKYQGDDSDARLAQVAAKVEGLCYQPVPGSDAVNARWTRIEDTIALAKLMGYKKIGIATCIGLLDECDRLCEILRAQDLEPYSSCCKAGSIDKLELNLEEEDKVRPGTFEPACNPIAQARILNAEGMEMNIIMGLCVGHDMLFNKYSEAPVTTLVVKDRVTGHNPIAVLYGQNFYYKRLQKQPVLSDEELAEHQNDS is encoded by the coding sequence ATGTCGCGAGAAAAAACCCCGAAACCTCAACACACCTGCTCAAGCTGCAGCACAATCTGGAAGAAACAAGGCACCACAAATTGCTGGAGTGATCCGGAGAATAAACCGAGCAAACCGGCTTATTGTCCTTCTGAGCCCCATGCAGAGATAATTTACGGTTCCTTTCTCAAATACCAGGGCGATGATTCTGACGCTCGTCTGGCTCAGGTCGCCGCCAAAGTCGAGGGCCTTTGCTATCAACCTGTACCCGGTTCCGATGCAGTGAACGCTCGCTGGACAAGAATCGAAGACACCATCGCCCTGGCAAAGCTCATGGGCTACAAAAAGATCGGCATCGCCACCTGCATCGGCCTGCTGGATGAGTGTGATCGGCTATGCGAGATCCTCAGAGCACAGGACCTTGAGCCTTACTCCTCCTGTTGTAAAGCCGGCAGTATCGACAAGCTTGAACTCAACCTCGAAGAAGAAGACAAAGTCAGGCCGGGAACTTTCGAACCGGCCTGCAACCCGATCGCCCAGGCCCGGATTCTGAATGCCGAAGGGATGGAGATGAATATCATCATGGGGTTGTGCGTCGGCCACGACATGCTCTTCAACAAATATTCAGAAGCACCGGTTACCACCCTGGTGGTCAAAGACCGGGTGACCGGGCACAACCCGATAGCGGTTCTCTATGGACAGAACTTTTATTACAAGAGGTTACAGAAGCAGCCGGTCTTAAGTGACGAAGAGCTTGCTGAGCATCAAAACGACTCTTGA
- a CDS encoding quinone oxidoreductase has protein sequence MSKAIRMHETGGPEVLRWEEVTIGPPGPGEVHLRQSAVGLNFIDVYHRSGLYPLPALPATPGMEGAGIVVATGEGVEGFVPGDRVAYAGLPPGAYAEERLIPAHRLVLLPEAISDQQAAGMMLQGMTVQYLLRSTFHVKPGDTILFHAAAGGVGLIACQWAKALGATVIGTVGSPEKAELARKHGCDFPLLYQEEDWVSKVKEITDGEGVPVVYDSVGGETFMKSLDCLRPLGLLVSFGQASGPVAPFDPALLAAKGSLFLTRPTLMTYTADRADLLASATDLFAVVESGDVRIEVNQTYPLSEAAQAHRDLEARKTTGSTVMLA, from the coding sequence ATGAGTAAAGCGATTCGTATGCATGAAACGGGTGGCCCCGAGGTCTTGCGTTGGGAAGAGGTCACGATTGGCCCTCCTGGACCGGGTGAGGTTCATCTGCGCCAGAGTGCCGTGGGATTGAATTTTATCGATGTTTACCACCGCAGTGGGCTTTACCCGCTGCCCGCGCTGCCGGCAACGCCGGGCATGGAAGGTGCTGGAATTGTTGTTGCCACGGGGGAAGGTGTGGAAGGTTTTGTCCCTGGTGATCGTGTGGCCTATGCGGGCCTGCCACCCGGGGCTTATGCGGAGGAACGCCTGATCCCGGCCCATCGTCTGGTGCTTCTGCCCGAGGCCATCAGTGATCAGCAGGCAGCGGGGATGATGTTGCAGGGAATGACGGTGCAGTACCTGTTGCGAAGCACCTTTCATGTCAAGCCGGGTGATACGATTCTGTTTCATGCCGCGGCCGGTGGTGTTGGTCTGATCGCTTGCCAGTGGGCCAAGGCTCTTGGCGCCACAGTCATTGGTACGGTCGGCAGCCCGGAAAAGGCGGAGTTGGCCAGAAAACATGGCTGTGATTTCCCGTTGCTTTATCAGGAAGAAGATTGGGTGAGCAAGGTTAAGGAGATAACTGATGGCGAGGGTGTGCCGGTTGTGTACGATTCTGTCGGCGGAGAGACTTTTATGAAGTCTCTCGACTGTCTGCGGCCTCTGGGGCTTCTGGTCAGTTTCGGTCAGGCGTCCGGTCCGGTGGCACCTTTTGATCCAGCGCTGCTGGCGGCAAAAGGCTCTCTGTTTTTGACTCGACCAACCTTGATGACTTATACCGCGGACCGTGCTGACCTGTTGGCCAGCGCAACGGACCTGTTCGCTGTCGTTGAATCCGGTGATGTAAGGATAGAGGTCAATCAGACTTACCCGCTCAGTGAGGCGGCGCAGGCTCATCGTGATCTTGAAGCCAGGAAAACCACTGGTTCCACGGTGATGCTTGCATAG
- a CDS encoding TRAP transporter substrate-binding protein has product MKQMKRFLKLSTGLLVCVAFLGLTACGEQQQAPKAEAEKVEKKAIVWKLAQTWGTGFPIFGDAVIKMADMVKTMSNGEMEIRIDSSNKHKAAFGILDMVKAGQYEMGHSASYYWKGKDANTMFFTTMPFGMIAPEQYGWFYYGGGMELMKQVYDKHGVYAFPGGNTGNQMGGWFRKEINTLDDFNGLKMRIPGFAGEVLSKLGVVVTNIAPGELYTALDRGTIDALEWVGPSLDLNMGFQKIAPYYYTGWHEPATELQFMVNKEKFDALPKHLQEILTVAMQYAAYDMYARSYHESAVNWASIEKEYPEVKIRTFSPEIISAMKTANDELLDASAAGDPKFKEILDAQRAYMKMARKWTVISDYAYLKDNLE; this is encoded by the coding sequence ATGAAACAGATGAAGCGTTTTCTGAAGTTGTCTACCGGCCTGTTAGTCTGCGTCGCATTTCTGGGGCTGACTGCCTGCGGTGAGCAACAACAGGCACCCAAAGCAGAAGCTGAAAAAGTTGAGAAGAAAGCCATTGTCTGGAAGCTTGCCCAGACCTGGGGAACCGGCTTCCCTATCTTCGGTGATGCCGTTATCAAGATGGCCGACATGGTCAAGACCATGTCAAATGGTGAAATGGAAATCCGAATCGACTCATCCAACAAACACAAAGCAGCCTTCGGCATCCTCGACATGGTTAAAGCCGGCCAGTATGAAATGGGTCATTCGGCCTCTTACTACTGGAAAGGCAAGGATGCCAACACCATGTTCTTCACCACCATGCCTTTCGGCATGATCGCCCCCGAGCAGTATGGCTGGTTCTATTACGGCGGCGGCATGGAATTGATGAAGCAGGTTTACGACAAGCATGGCGTCTATGCCTTCCCCGGTGGCAACACCGGCAACCAGATGGGTGGATGGTTCCGCAAAGAGATCAACACCCTCGACGACTTTAACGGCCTGAAGATGCGTATCCCCGGCTTCGCCGGTGAAGTTCTCTCCAAGCTTGGCGTTGTCGTCACCAATATTGCCCCGGGCGAGCTCTATACAGCTCTCGATCGCGGCACGATCGATGCCCTCGAGTGGGTCGGTCCCTCTCTCGATCTGAACATGGGCTTCCAGAAAATTGCCCCTTACTATTATACGGGTTGGCATGAGCCTGCAACCGAGCTGCAGTTCATGGTCAACAAGGAAAAGTTTGATGCACTACCAAAACACCTGCAGGAGATCCTGACAGTTGCCATGCAGTATGCGGCCTACGACATGTATGCTCGCTCCTATCATGAAAGTGCAGTCAACTGGGCATCAATCGAAAAAGAGTATCCGGAGGTTAAGATCCGTACTTTCTCCCCGGAGATCATCTCGGCCATGAAGACGGCTAACGACGAGCTACTGGACGCAAGTGCCGCTGGTGACCCCAAATTCAAAGAGATTCTCGACGCCCAGCGGGCTTACATGAAAATGGCCCGCAAGTGGACAGTGATTTCCGACTATGCTTATCTCAAGGACAACCTCGAATAG
- a CDS encoding TRAP transporter small permease subunit, translated as MLLKLENFFDRFSTLMGWIAGFLNLVMLVNVFYDSIMRYFFNSGSIALQEMEWHLFSVVFLFGMAYTLKEDGHVRVDILYDHFSPRWKAIVNIGGALLFLIPLSLLIIEGSFWYVHEAFASGEISGDPGGLSYRWLIKSVIPASFVFLVLSAIGFILHNINIFRGVEAPPVHHIEDKAIL; from the coding sequence ATGCTCCTGAAACTGGAAAATTTCTTTGATCGTTTCTCCACCCTGATGGGTTGGATCGCCGGTTTCCTTAACCTGGTCATGCTGGTCAACGTCTTCTACGATTCCATCATGCGTTATTTCTTCAACTCCGGCTCAATTGCCCTGCAGGAGATGGAATGGCACCTTTTTTCCGTGGTCTTTCTGTTCGGCATGGCCTACACGCTCAAGGAAGATGGACACGTCCGGGTCGATATACTTTACGACCATTTCTCGCCACGCTGGAAAGCCATTGTCAATATCGGCGGCGCCCTGCTGTTTCTCATCCCCCTGAGCCTGCTGATCATCGAAGGCTCTTTCTGGTACGTACATGAGGCGTTTGCCTCCGGAGAGATCAGCGGCGACCCCGGCGGCCTGAGCTATCGTTGGCTGATCAAGTCGGTGATCCCGGCTTCCTTTGTCTTCCTGGTCCTTTCAGCCATAGGCTTTATACTTCACAACATTAATATTTTCCGGGGGGTCGAAGCGCCTCCGGTGCATCATATCGAAGACAAAGCGATCCTCTAG
- a CDS encoding TRAP transporter large permease subunit has product MIGLIMFTTALAMLLLGFPVAFTFGGVAVFFGLFAEGTQIFSLMPHRIWSIMNNTILMAIPLFIFMGIVLQKSRLAERLLESMGFLFGEIRGGIAISTVLVGALLAASTGVVGASVVAMGVISLPVMLKHNYDKRLATGSICAAGTLGQIIPPSIVLIILGDVFQEPVGDLFKAALWPGLSLVAFYVVYIVIITLFKKDLAPPVRLEASTGSKMQQIVHALKAIVPPLVLIILVLGSILTGVATPTESSSVGGIGAIVLALLYQQFSFRMLWDSSLETIKISSMVFAILIGATAFSMVFTYTGGDWVVEQFMMGLPGEKWGFIILSMLLIMVLGFFIDFVEISYIIVPILAPIAANLGINPVWYAILVAMNLQTSFLTPPFGFSLFYLKGVAPPEVRTTDIYYGVLPFIILQMIVLGILVVWPQWFGFSAH; this is encoded by the coding sequence ATGATCGGCCTTATAATGTTCACGACCGCCCTGGCGATGCTGCTTCTGGGCTTCCCGGTGGCCTTCACCTTCGGCGGAGTAGCAGTCTTTTTTGGTCTATTTGCCGAGGGAACGCAGATCTTTTCCCTGATGCCGCACCGCATCTGGTCAATCATGAACAACACCATACTGATGGCAATCCCGCTCTTCATCTTTATGGGGATCGTCTTACAGAAATCGCGACTGGCCGAGCGTCTGCTAGAATCGATGGGGTTTTTGTTCGGCGAAATTCGCGGTGGTATCGCCATCTCGACCGTACTGGTGGGAGCACTCCTGGCGGCGTCCACCGGGGTGGTTGGAGCCAGCGTGGTTGCTATGGGGGTCATTTCCCTGCCGGTCATGCTCAAGCACAACTATGACAAGCGCCTTGCCACCGGATCAATCTGTGCCGCAGGCACTTTAGGCCAGATCATCCCGCCATCAATCGTCCTGATCATCCTCGGTGATGTCTTTCAGGAACCGGTCGGCGATCTGTTCAAGGCGGCGCTCTGGCCGGGGTTGTCGCTGGTCGCCTTCTACGTTGTCTACATCGTCATTATCACCTTATTCAAAAAAGACCTGGCCCCCCCCGTCCGCCTCGAAGCATCAACCGGCAGCAAGATGCAACAGATCGTCCATGCGCTCAAAGCAATCGTCCCCCCCCTGGTCCTGATCATCCTTGTCCTCGGCTCAATTTTGACAGGAGTGGCGACTCCCACCGAATCGTCTTCGGTGGGTGGTATTGGCGCGATTGTCCTGGCCCTTCTCTACCAGCAATTCTCATTTCGTATGCTCTGGGACAGCTCCCTGGAAACCATCAAGATCAGCTCCATGGTCTTCGCCATACTGATCGGAGCCACCGCCTTCTCCATGGTCTTCACCTATACCGGCGGCGACTGGGTCGTTGAACAATTCATGATGGGCCTACCGGGCGAGAAATGGGGTTTCATAATCCTTTCCATGTTGCTCATCATGGTTCTCGGCTTTTTTATCGACTTTGTTGAGATCTCCTACATCATCGTACCTATTTTGGCACCGATCGCCGCCAACCTCGGCATCAATCCGGTCTGGTACGCCATCCTCGTCGCCATGAACCTGCAGACATCATTTTTGACTCCGCCGTTCGGCTTCAGTCTCTTCTACCTGAAAGGCGTCGCTCCTCCCGAAGTTCGGACGACGGATATCTACTACGGTGTATTGCCTTTCATTATTCTACAGATGATCGTGCTTGGCATCCTGGTTGTCTGGCCGCAATGGTTCGGCTTCTCCGCCCACTAA